A single Nocardioides bizhenqiangii DNA region contains:
- a CDS encoding response regulator transcription factor produces MTVRVVFADDSYLVREGVAGLLEATPEIELLATATNPVELHAAVAEHRPDAVLTDIRMPPTFTTEGIDAAKRIRTEFPETGVLVLSQYIEDDYAFDLLSDGVEGLGYLLKERVSQVDELIAALHAVARGGSALDPKVVEGLMARKSSQESSPLLGLTEREREVLQELASGRSNAATAKALFMSERAVEKHISSVFQKLDLVHESDVNRRVMAVLVFLEATGGAGTHPPTGG; encoded by the coding sequence GTGACTGTCCGCGTTGTGTTCGCCGATGACAGCTACCTCGTGCGCGAGGGTGTCGCCGGGCTGCTGGAGGCGACCCCAGAGATCGAGCTCCTCGCGACCGCCACCAATCCCGTGGAGCTCCACGCGGCGGTTGCGGAGCACCGCCCGGACGCCGTGCTCACCGACATCCGGATGCCCCCTACCTTCACCACCGAGGGCATCGATGCCGCCAAGCGGATCCGGACCGAGTTCCCGGAGACGGGGGTGCTGGTCCTCTCCCAATACATCGAGGACGACTACGCGTTCGACCTGCTGTCCGACGGCGTCGAGGGCCTGGGCTACCTGCTCAAGGAGCGAGTCTCCCAGGTCGACGAGCTGATCGCGGCGCTGCATGCCGTCGCCCGCGGCGGCTCCGCCCTGGACCCGAAGGTGGTCGAGGGGCTGATGGCACGCAAGTCGAGCCAGGAGAGCTCGCCGCTGCTCGGGCTCACGGAGCGCGAGCGCGAGGTGCTTCAGGAGCTCGCGAGCGGGCGCAGCAACGCAGCGACCGCGAAGGCGCTGTTCATGAGCGAGCGGGCCGTGGAGAAGCACATCAGCTCGGTCTTCCAGAAGCTTGACCTCGTGCACGAGTCCGACGTCAACCGGCGGGTGATGGCCGTCCTGGTCTTCCTCGAAGCGACCGGAGGTGCGGGCACCCACCCCCCGACGGGCGGCTAG
- a CDS encoding response regulator, giving the protein MTDVRVLIVDDQEPFRQAMAAVVEATAGFRVAGTAVTGEEALAAASELAPDLVLLDVNLPGISGIEAACSLTSSGASPVVVLLSTYDEDEFDISGSGATAYVAKAAFGPDRLAEIWGAAGRAR; this is encoded by the coding sequence GTGACCGATGTTCGCGTCCTGATCGTCGATGATCAGGAGCCGTTCCGCCAGGCGATGGCGGCCGTGGTCGAGGCGACCGCTGGCTTCCGCGTCGCCGGGACCGCGGTGACCGGTGAGGAGGCCCTCGCCGCTGCGTCGGAGCTTGCCCCCGACCTGGTGCTCCTCGACGTCAACCTGCCGGGCATCAGCGGGATCGAGGCCGCCTGCAGCCTCACGTCGTCCGGCGCGTCCCCGGTGGTCGTCCTCCTCTCGACGTACGACGAGGACGAGTTCGACATCTCCGGCTCGGGTGCTACTGCCTACGTGGCCAAGGCGGCGTTCGGACCCGACCGGCTGGCGGAGATCTGGGGGGCCGCCGGGCGAGCTCGGTAG
- a CDS encoding GAF domain-containing sensor histidine kinase, whose product MDGVMSLRRRSRREWLATALVGAGLLAFVTLVYAVVVLAGGALLGRPTSSPAVALSVLATAVVALTFDRVSSWLSGLVSRAVHGGRPSPYDVLGQFSGTAAGGYAAEELPSRMARVLAVGTGAQWSQVWLVLDGKPRLAAPWPPDAPLDAVLDPTDTSVRGRRSQPVLHDGELLGLLVVQERDQVPLTSVEERLFAGLAVQSRLVLRGARLRVELEQRAAELSTRAEELRASRQRLVDAQDNERRALERDVHDGAQQHLVALAVNLRLAETLAARSPERAVPLLEAQEAAAAHAVETVLQLSQGIYPPLLADGGLEPALRAASINSATPVDLTADGLGRYPPGVEAAAYFCCLEALQNAAKHARASTIRIELRGAPDGSLTFRVSDDGCGFDPDGIPAGSGLTNMRDRLDAVDGVLTLSSSSGSGTLIEGRIPGGERSR is encoded by the coding sequence ATGGACGGAGTGATGAGCCTGCGCCGGCGGTCGCGCCGCGAATGGCTGGCGACCGCCCTCGTCGGCGCCGGGTTGCTCGCCTTCGTGACGCTCGTCTACGCCGTGGTCGTGCTGGCCGGCGGCGCGCTGCTGGGACGACCGACGTCGTCCCCCGCCGTCGCCCTCTCCGTCCTCGCCACGGCCGTGGTGGCGCTGACCTTCGACCGGGTGTCCTCGTGGCTCAGCGGGCTCGTCTCCCGGGCAGTGCACGGCGGGCGGCCGTCGCCGTACGACGTCCTGGGTCAGTTCTCCGGTACGGCGGCGGGCGGCTACGCGGCCGAGGAGCTGCCCTCCCGGATGGCGCGGGTGCTGGCCGTCGGGACCGGGGCGCAGTGGTCGCAGGTGTGGCTCGTCCTGGACGGCAAGCCACGTCTGGCAGCGCCCTGGCCTCCCGATGCGCCGCTGGACGCGGTGCTGGACCCGACCGACACGTCGGTGCGCGGCCGGCGCTCGCAGCCGGTCCTGCACGACGGTGAGCTGCTGGGGCTCTTGGTCGTCCAGGAGCGCGACCAGGTCCCGCTCACCTCGGTCGAGGAACGGCTCTTCGCCGGACTGGCCGTCCAGTCGCGGCTGGTGCTGCGCGGGGCCCGTCTGCGCGTCGAGCTCGAGCAGCGGGCGGCGGAGCTGTCCACGCGCGCCGAGGAGCTTCGAGCCTCGCGGCAGCGACTCGTCGACGCCCAGGACAACGAGCGGCGCGCGCTGGAGCGCGACGTCCACGACGGTGCGCAGCAGCACCTCGTGGCCCTCGCGGTGAACCTCCGGCTCGCCGAGACCCTGGCGGCGCGGTCGCCCGAGCGCGCCGTTCCGCTCCTCGAGGCACAAGAGGCGGCCGCCGCCCACGCGGTCGAGACCGTCCTCCAGCTCTCCCAGGGCATCTATCCTCCGCTGCTCGCGGACGGTGGCCTGGAGCCCGCACTGCGCGCGGCGTCGATCAACAGTGCGACGCCGGTCGACCTGACCGCGGACGGGCTCGGTCGCTACCCGCCGGGCGTCGAGGCCGCGGCGTACTTCTGCTGCCTCGAGGCCCTGCAGAACGCCGCCAAGCATGCGCGAGCCTCGACGATCAGGATCGAGCTGCGTGGCGCGCCCGACGGTTCGTTGACCTTCCGCGTCTCCGACGACGGCTGCGGCTTCGACCCCGACGGGATCCCGGCCGGCAGCGGGCTGACGAACATGCGGGACCGGCTCGACGCCGTCGACGGGGTCCTGACCCTGTCTTCGTCCTCCGGCTCGGGAACCCTCATCGAGGGCCGTATCCCGGGCGGGGAGAGATCGAGGTGA